DNA from Leptolyngbya iicbica LK:
ATCAAAGCAAAAGATTTGGGGAGTTTTTTATGTCATCTAAGCGCTGGCTACGTCAAAGTTTGTTGGGGCTGTTGGCCGCTTCTGGCTTAGCGATCGCAGGCGGTAACGCGATCGCTCAGACTACAGAAGGCTTCACAATTTTTGGCGGAGTCGATGCTCAGTATCGACTCGGCTACTTTATCGACAACAATGAGCGCCGTAGTGACGATGCTCGCTACTATCTCCGAGTCTCCGGACGTAAAGTTTCCAACGAGATATTGGAGCTGTTCATTAGCTACCCACAAGAGTTTGAAGACGAAGGCGGTCACTTTGATCGAGCCCGCATTGAGCTCCGCGAAGGCACCGGCCGGGGCGGAGCAACCATCGACGTCGATGAAGTGATCATTGACACAGAAAACAACGTGTTTGAAATCTACCCATCTGAACCGCTTCAGCCCAACAGCAGTTTTGTGGTGGTGCTGCACGATGTCCGGAATCCTAACCGATACGGCAACCGCTTCTTTTTCTTGGATGCCCTTTATCAAGGTGCTCCACTCCAAGAGTTTATTGGTGTCTGGCCGATGGAAGTCGCCGCCGAATAGTTTTGTTTTGGGACCGTGCCCCAAACAAAACTGTGCCAAAACGATTGCCTATTGAGAGCGATTACTCACTGTCTTAGAGCTTCCTACTGTCAGAAACCAAGGGAACTGGGGTGACGGCAACCGTGCCAACAGCCTCTTCCGTCACCCCCAGTTTTAGTGTTATTATTCGAAACTGCGCCTTAATCAGGCTAGCAGTTTGCTTTAGCCGCTCACTAAATCGCCAACTGGTCGCCGATTCTCAAGTAACTTGGGGTTTTGGTTGTTAGCTGCGATGAATATAGTCTCGACGAAGTTCAAAGTTTCGTTGG
Protein-coding regions in this window:
- a CDS encoding DUF2808 domain-containing protein codes for the protein MSSKRWLRQSLLGLLAASGLAIAGGNAIAQTTEGFTIFGGVDAQYRLGYFIDNNERRSDDARYYLRVSGRKVSNEILELFISYPQEFEDEGGHFDRARIELREGTGRGGATIDVDEVIIDTENNVFEIYPSEPLQPNSSFVVVLHDVRNPNRYGNRFFFLDALYQGAPLQEFIGVWPMEVAAE